A region from the Rhodamnia argentea isolate NSW1041297 chromosome 7, ASM2092103v1, whole genome shotgun sequence genome encodes:
- the LOC125316035 gene encoding uncharacterized protein LOC125316035 — MLASSSIMELKPARICFQNHNQTHSNMSDWDYLPKHTSVPANSCTGPPAVPVNTMSMEDAQGQGGLRGVAHPEDQTMSKGDGFCRGFCAGLCCYCCLDMCF, encoded by the exons ATGCTTGCATCTTCTTCAATAATGGAACTCAAACCTGCTCGTATCTGTTTTCAGAATCATAATCAAACACACTCGAACATGTCTGATTGGGATTATCTTCCTA AACACACTTCGGTGCCTGCAAATTCTTGCACGGGTCCACCAGCAGTTCCTGTGAATACCATGTCCATGGAAGATGCTCAAGGTCAAGGAGGCCTCAGAGGTGTTGCTCATCCTGAAGATCAAACTATGTCCAAAGGAGACGGGTTTTGCAGAGGATT TTGTGCTGGTTTGTGTTGCTACTGTTGCTTGGACATGTGCTTTTAG
- the LOC115734965 gene encoding ceramide synthase 1 LOH3-like has translation MGLWVDWSAESYPSNRDFAVVPFFALFFPALRLFLDAFIFEKLARRLIFGEGHAKLDLEAHHRKKKIKKFKEAAWKCVYFLSAEILALSVSYDEPWFTSTKFFWVGPGNQVWPDQKIKLKLKGLYMYASGFYTYSLVALFFWETRRSDFLVSMGHHVASILLLVLSYMFRFARVGSIILALHDASDVFMEVAKMSKYSGYERIASCFFLLFALAFTAFRIIYFPFWILRSTSYEVLLTLGKDLQMAVGPLCYYVFNTLLFCLLVINLYWWLLLCGMLARQVRDRGQISDDVRSDSEGDDDDHRD, from the exons ATGGGGTTGTGGGTCGATTGGAGTGCGGAGTCATACCCATCGAACAGAGACTTTGCAGTGGTTCCCTTCTTCGCTCTCTTCTTCCCAGCTCTCCGCCTCTTTCTTGATGCTTTCATCTTTGAG AAACTAGCGAGACGGCTGATTTTTGGAGAGGGACATGCCAAGCTGGATCTTGAGGCACATCATAggaagaaaaagattaaaaaattcaaagaggcGGCGTGGAAATGTGTGTACTTCCTTTCTGCAGAGATTTTGGCTCTTTCAGTCTCCTATGACGAGCCTTGGTTCACTAGTACCAAGTTCTTCTGGGTTGGCCCTGGGAATCAAGTTTGGCCAGATCAGAAGATCAA GTTGAAATTAAAGGGATTGTACATGTATGCCTCTGGATTCTATACATACTCCCTGGTTGCCTTGTTTTTCTGGGAAACAAGGAGATCAGACTTTTTGGTCTCAATGGGACATCATGTGGCATCTATCCTCCTCCTTGTCTTATCATATATGTTCAG gtttgctcGTGTTGGTTCGATTATCTTGGCACTCCATGACGCGAGCGATGTCTTCATGGAAGTGGCAAAAATGTCGAAGTACAGTGGCTATGAAAGGATTGCTagctgtttttttcttctttttgcactTGCTTTTACAGCCTTCCGCATCATCTACTTTCCATTTTGGATCCTTAGGAGCACTAG TTATGAAGTTCTTCTGACTTTGGGCAAGGACCTGCAAATGGCTGTTGGACCTCTGTGCTACTATGTGTTCAATACTCTTCTGTTCTGCTTGCTTGTTATTAATTTATATTGGTGGTTGTTGTTGTGTGGGATGCTGGCGAGACAGGTTCGTGATAGAGGCCAGATAAGTGATGATGTTCGTTCTG